The Armatimonadota bacterium genome includes a region encoding these proteins:
- a CDS encoding DUF1501 domain-containing protein gives MNLRFERDLRLTRRQFFGKTATGLGSLALTAMLSEQAFAQDGGRHGGRPGVPHFPAKAKRVIVLWQGGAPSQVDLFDYKPGLERHRLEELPESVRAGKRLSTMTSGQKQFPVLPAIEPFQQYGRSGTWLSSLLPNIGSIADDLCLVRSMHTEAVNHAPGVTLFLTGSQIPGRPSFGAWASYGLGTMTDDLPSFIVMTSSDQDKTCGQLFYDYYWGSGFIPSQYQGVRFRSEGQPVLYLSNPPGMSPELRRGLLDDIGELDRKRHEDFGDPETEARIAQYEMAFRMQTSVPELLDISKEPASVLEAYGPDVHRPGSYARNCLLARRLVERGVRFVQLMHSGWDQHQNLATQLAVQCRDTDRPSAALVKDLKERGLLEDTIVLWCGEFGRTVFVQGDINRKDAHGRDHFGDAYSLWIAGGGFKGGTVYGETDDFCYSVTKDPVHVHDLQATLLHQLGIDHKRLTYRYQGRDFRLTDVHGEVVEGLVR, from the coding sequence ATGAACCTGCGATTCGAACGCGACCTCCGCCTGACCCGTCGGCAGTTCTTCGGGAAGACCGCGACGGGTCTCGGTTCGCTCGCCTTGACCGCGATGTTGTCCGAACAGGCCTTCGCCCAGGACGGTGGGCGGCACGGTGGACGACCTGGCGTCCCACACTTTCCGGCAAAGGCCAAACGCGTCATCGTCCTTTGGCAAGGCGGCGCGCCCTCCCAGGTCGACCTGTTCGACTACAAGCCGGGCCTGGAACGCCACCGGCTCGAAGAGTTGCCCGAGTCCGTACGCGCCGGCAAACGCCTCTCGACGATGACGAGCGGACAAAAGCAGTTCCCGGTCCTCCCGGCGATCGAGCCGTTCCAGCAATATGGCCGATCGGGCACGTGGCTCAGCTCGCTGCTCCCGAACATCGGTTCGATAGCCGACGACCTCTGTCTCGTCCGATCGATGCACACCGAAGCCGTGAACCACGCCCCCGGAGTCACGTTGTTCTTGACGGGAAGCCAAATTCCCGGCAGACCCAGTTTCGGCGCCTGGGCGTCCTATGGGCTAGGCACGATGACGGACGACCTGCCTTCGTTCATCGTCATGACCTCGTCCGACCAGGACAAGACGTGCGGCCAGTTGTTCTACGACTACTACTGGGGGAGCGGCTTCATCCCGTCCCAATACCAGGGAGTGCGCTTCCGGAGCGAAGGGCAGCCCGTCCTCTACCTCTCCAACCCGCCGGGGATGTCGCCCGAGCTCCGTCGCGGGCTCTTGGACGACATCGGTGAGCTCGACCGGAAACGGCACGAGGACTTTGGCGACCCCGAGACCGAGGCCCGGATCGCCCAGTACGAAATGGCGTTCCGCATGCAGACCAGCGTCCCCGAACTTCTCGACATCAGCAAGGAACCCGCGTCGGTGCTCGAAGCCTATGGGCCCGACGTCCATCGTCCTGGCTCCTATGCGCGCAACTGCCTCCTTGCCCGGCGGCTCGTGGAGCGCGGCGTCCGGTTCGTCCAACTGATGCATTCGGGTTGGGACCAGCACCAGAACCTGGCGACGCAGCTCGCCGTCCAGTGCCGCGACACCGACCGACCTTCGGCCGCCCTTGTCAAAGACCTCAAGGAAAGAGGCCTGCTCGAGGACACGATCGTCCTGTGGTGCGGAGAGTTCGGGCGGACCGTCTTCGTGCAAGGCGACATCAACCGCAAAGACGCCCATGGTCGCGACCACTTCGGTGACGCCTACAGCCTTTGGATCGCAGGCGGCGGGTTCAAGGGCGGCACCGTATACGGCGAGACCGACGATTTCTGTTACAGCGTCACCAAAGATCCCGTCCACGTCCACGACCTTCAAGCGACACTCCTGCATCAACTCGGGATCGACCACAAACGTCTGACCTACCGCTACCAGGGTCGGGACTTCCGGTTGACCGACGTCCATGGGGAGGTCGTTGAGGGTCTGGTCCGCTAG